A genomic window from Salvia hispanica cultivar TCC Black 2014 chromosome 5, UniMelb_Shisp_WGS_1.0, whole genome shotgun sequence includes:
- the LOC125191032 gene encoding putative thiamine biosynthesis oxidoreductase ThiO: MGAILAQNQGILSFNWRRTVISTPITSLYVRCSSTVSPRPLRYAVLGAGFAGLSVAWNLLRHGSKDSHLSVDIYDEAGVGGGASGIAGGLLHPYSPKVKLLWQGAECWEESLSLLNIAEQALLNVVNQGKGEIVEDGESIIVRRRGILRPAVNIKSMNIMSENAQNYLANCRLELIHEDAAQKLVPNLSLPLDVAFYMPEALNVDAQRYLKGLYLACENLANGVLTLGHTNKELNFYQKSIPSLLELSGEYDAVIICFGAQAAFLPELSGKLPLRVCRGIIAKLQLPDDVREEYPQHSPSILSDAWLAVHGARHMDLGSTWDWESRNYSRGVTADEASKAVKVLLPKACSVYPPIEKWDVTGTVGGLRGMPPVTSNGSLPLLGCIDKYIDGRHSCKYWLFTGLGARGLLYHAWLGKLLVRAVLSCNEDLLPLELTSWKHKMH, from the exons ATGGGAGCGATATTGGCGCAAAACCAAGGAATTTTGTCCTTCAATTGGAGAAGAACAGTAATTTCAACACCCATCACTTCATTGTATGTGCGTTGCTCTTCAACTGTATCCCCACGACCCCTCAG ATACGCAGTTCTTGGCGCGGGCTTTGCTGGCTTATCCGTGGCTTGGAATTTGCTTCGA CATGGCTCCAAGGACTCCCATCTTTCTGTTGATATTTATGATGAAGCTGGCGTTGGCGGAGGTGCATCTGGAATTGCTGGTGGGCTTTTGCATCCATACTCGCCTAAAG TCAAGCTTCTTTGGCAAGGTGCAGAGTGCTGGGAAGAAAGTTTGAGTCTCTTAAATATTGCTGAACAAGCACTTCTTAATGTAGTAAATCAGGGAAAAGGTGAAATTGTGGAAGATGGCGAATCTATTATAGTTAGGAGAAG GGGGATCTTGAGGCCAGCTGTCAATATAAAGAGCATGAATATAATGTCAGAG AATGCTCAGAACTATCTTGCCAATTGCAGACTAGAACTCATCCATGAGGATGCTGCTCAAAAGCTTGTCCCAAATTTATCGCTACCATTGGACGTGGCGTTTTACATGCCTGAAGCTCTGAATGTTGATGCTCAACGTTACCTCAAG GGTCTTTACCTAGCATGTGAAAATCTAGCTAATGGCGTGTTAACCTTGGGCCATACGaacaaagaattaaatttttaccaGAAATCCATCCCATCTCTGCTAGAACTTTCTG GGGAGTACGATGCAGTGATTATCTGCTTTGGAGCCCAGGCAGCATTTCTTCCGGAGCTTTCTGGAAAACTGCCTCTGAGAGTCTGTAGAGGCATCATTGCTAAGCTGCAACTTCCTGATGATGTTAG GGAAGAGTATCCACAACACAGTCCCTCCATTCTGTCAGATGCCTGGCTTGCTGTCCATGGTGCTCGACACATGGATTTGGGATCGACATGGGACTGGGAATCAAGGAATTACTCGAGGGGCGTCACAGCTGATGAAGCTTCCAAGGCAGTTAAAGTGCTTCTCCCAAAAGCATGTTCCGTATATCCACCCATAGAAAAGTGGGACGTAACTGGAACTGTTGGAGGGCTGAGGGGGATGCCGCCTGTCACTTCGAACGGATCACTTCCTCTCCTGGGTTGCATAGATAAGTACATTGATGGTAGACATTCATGCAAATACTGGTTGTTTACTGGCCTCGGAGCGAGGGGTCTGCTCTACCATGCTTGGCTTGGAAAACTGTTGGTTCGAGCCGTGCTTTCCTGCAACGAGGATTTGCTTCCGTTGGAGCTAACCTCATGGAAGCATAAAATGCACTAA
- the LOC125190646 gene encoding ATPase 8, plasma membrane-type-like, whose translation MDAINIKDVDLEKIPIEEVFAHLKCSREGLTSAEAAKRLEAFGANKLEEKNESKLLKFLGFMWNPLSWVMECAAIMAIILAHGGGKPPDWQDFVGITVLLIINSTISFVEENNAGNAAAALMAGLAPKTKVLRDGKWSEEEASILVPGDLISVKLGDIIPADARLLDGDPLKIDQAALTGESLPVTKNPGDQVYSGSTCKQGEIEAVVIATGINSFFGKAAHLVDNTNNVGHFQQVLTSIGNFCICSIAVGMLIEVIVMYPIQKRGYRQGIDNLLVLLIGGIPIAMPTVLSVTMAIGSHRLSEQGAITKRMTAIEEMAGMDVLCSDKTGTLTLNKLTVDKKMIEVFPGDLDADGLLLLAARASRVENQGAIDASIVNMLKDPKEARAGITEVHFLPFNPVEKRTAITYYDSDGNWQRSSKGAPEQIIELCELEGEVLKKAQTIIEDFANRGLRSLGVARQSVPEKTKEGKGGAWEFVGLLPLFDPPRHDSAETIKRAIQLGVSVKMITGDQLAIGKETGRRLGMGTNMYPSSSLLGQSQDASSMSVDELIEKADGFAGVFPEHKYEIVKRLQERNHICGMTGDGVNDAPALKKADIGIAVADATDAARGASDIVLTEPGLSVIVSAVLTSRAIFQRMKNYTIYAVSITIRIVVGFMLIALIWKFDFSPFMVLIIALLNDGTIMTISKDRVKPSPVPDSWKLNEIFATGVVLGTYMAAMSVLFFYLAAHTNFFSDIFGVRSIRGTTDELTAALYLQVSIVSQALIFVTRSRSWSFVERPGVLLMTAFVMAQLLATLVAVYANWEFARMKGIGWGWGGAIWVYSIVTYFPLDILKFIIRSLFDHKNNNGDAEKKARSSLTDRLSASDF comes from the exons ATGGACGCCATTAATATTAAAGATGTGGACCTT GAGAAAATCCCCATTGAAGAAGTTTTCGCGCATTTAAAATGTTCGAGGGAGGGTTTAACGTCGGCAGAAGCTGCAAAGAGGCTTGAAGCTTTTGGCGCCAATAAACTTGAGGAGAAGAATGAAAGCAAACTTCTCAAGTTTTTGGGATTTATGTGGAATCCTCTTTCATGGGTTATGGAGTGTGCTGCTATTATGGCCATTATATTGGCACATGGAGGG GGCAAGCCTCCGGACTGGCAAGATTTTGTCGGCATCACGGTGCTGCTAATTATCAATTCCACCATTAGTTTCGTCGAAGAAAATAACGCTGGAAACGCTGCAGCCGCCCTCATGGCTGGCCTTGCTCCCAAAACCAAG GTTTTAAGAGATGGAAAATGGAGTGAGGAGGAGGCATCCATTCTAGTTCCGGGAGACTTGATCAGTGTCAAGCTCGGAGATATCATCCCGGCTGACGCCCGTCTCTTGGATGGTGACCCTCTCAAGATTGATCAAGCAGCTCTCACCGGTGAATCCTTGCCCGTCACCAAAAACCCTGGGGATCAGGTCTACTCCGGCTCCACCTGCAAGCAAGGCGAAATCGAGGCCGTTGTTATCGCCACCGGCATCAACTCCTTCTTCGGAAAGGCGGCACATCTCGTTGATAACACCAACAATGTGGGACATTTTCAACAG gTGTTGACTTCGATTGGAAACTTCTGCATTTGCTCGATTGCTGTGGGAATGCTGATCGAGGTCATAGTGATGTACCCTATTCAAAAGAGAGGGTACAGGCAAGGAATCGACAATTTGTTGGTGCTCTTGATTGGTGGGATTCCGATCGCCATGCCAACCGTATTATCCGTGACTATGGCAATCGGGTCCCACCGGCTGTCCGAGCAGGGGGCCATCACAAAAAGGATGACCGCGATCGAGGAGATGGCTGGAATGGATGTGCTCTGCAGCGACAAAACCGGAACTCTCACTCTCAACAAGCTCACCGTCGATAAAAAAATGATCGAGGTCTTTCCAGGCGACTTGGACGCCGATGGCCTCCTCTTGCTCGCTGCTCGAGCTTCTAGGGTTGAGAATCAGGGCGCCATTGATGCCTCCATTGTTAACATGCTCAAAGATCCCAAAGAGGCGAGGGCGGGGATCACGGAGGTGCATTTCTTGCCCTTTAACCCCGTGGAGAAACGGACAGCCATCACCTATTATGATTCCGATGGGAACTGGCAACGCTCAAGTAAAGGTGCTCCTGAGCAA ATTATCGAACTATGTGAACTTGAAGGAGAAGTGTTGAAAAAGGCTCAAACGATCATCGAAGATTTTGCGAATCGCGGTCTTCGGTCTCTTGGTGTTGCACGGCAG AGTGTGCCGGAGAAGACGAAAGAGGGCAAAGGCGGAGCTTGGGAGTTTGTAGGGTTGCTACCGTTGTTCGACCCTCCGAGGCACGACAGCGCAGAGACGATCAAAAGAGCTATTCAACTTGGCGTCAGTGTGAAGATGATAACCGGCGATCAGCTAGCCATCGGCAAGGAGACGGGCCGTCGCCTTGGGATGGGCACCAACATGTatccttcttcttccctacttggTCAAAGCCAAGACGCCTCCTCAATGTCCGTTGATGAGCTCATTGAAAAAGCAGACGGTTTTGCCGGAGTCTTTCCTG AGCACAAGTACGAGATCGTGAAGAGGCTGCAAGAGAGAAACCACATCTGCGGCATGACTGGAGACGGCGTGAACGACGCGCCGGCGCTGAAGAAGGCGGATATAGGCATCGCCGTAGCGGACGCGACGGACGCTGCCCGGGGCGCGTCCGACATCGTGCTGACGGAGCCGGGGCTGAGCGTGATCGTGAGCGCCGTGCTGACAAGCCGCGCTATTTTCCAGAGGATGAAAAACTACACCATTTACGCGGTGTCGATCACAATCCGCATCGTCGTTGGGTTCATGCTCATCGCTCTCATCTGGAAATTCGACTTCTCCCCGTTCATGGTCCTCATCATCGCCCTCTTAAACGACGGCACCATCATGACCATCTCCAAAGACAGAGTGAAGCCTTCGCCCGTGCCGGACTCGTGGAAGCTGAATGAGATCTTCGCGACGGGTGTAGTCCTTGGGACGTATATGGCTGCCATGTCcgtcctcttcttctaccttGCAGCTCACACTAACTTCTTCTCA GATATTTTCGGTGTTAGGTCGATCAGAGGGACGACGGATGAGCTGACGGCGGCGCTCTACTTGCAAGTGAGCATTGTAAGTCAGGCTCTCATCTTCGTGACTAGATCGCGAAGCTGGTCATTTGTGGAACGACCAGGGGTCTTGCTCATGACTGCGTTCGTCATGGCTCAACTG TTGGCTACATTGGTAGCGGTATATGCGAATTGGGAGTTTGCAAGGATGAAAGGGATCGGATGGGGATGGGGCGGAGCCATTTGGGTGTACAGCATCGTCACCTATTTCCCTCTTGACATACTCAAATTCATCATTCGCTCTCTATTCGATCACAAG AACAACAATGGCGATGCCGAAAAGAAAGCGAGAAGCTCCCTTACCGACCGCCTCTCGGCTTCCGACTTCTGA
- the LOC125190476 gene encoding 60S ribosomal protein L39-3, which translates to MPSHKTFMIKKKLAKKQRQNRPIPYWIRMRTDNTIRYNAKRRHWRRTKLGF; encoded by the exons ATG CCGTCGCACAAGACGTTCATGATTAAGAAGAAGCTGGCGAAGAAGCAGAGGCAAAATAGGCCAATTCCTTACTGGATCCGTATGCGCACGGACAACACCATCAG GTACAATGCGAAGCGCAGGCATTGGCGCCGTACCAAGCTAGGGTTTTGA
- the LOC125190910 gene encoding xylose isomerase encodes MKMKSVKFLLLLSSLIVVVSYTATAAPPPTCPADVSSDCGSGEWEGDFFPGIPKIKYEGPTSKNPLAYKWYNAEEEILGKKMKDWLRFSIAFWHTFRGTGGDPFGAPTKTWPWEDGTNSLAMAKRRMRANFEFLDKLGLDRWCFHDRDIAPEGKTIEESNANLDEVVALAKELQGTRIRPLWGTAQLFFHPRYMHGAATSPELGVYAYSAAQVKKAIEVTHYLGGENYVFWGGREGYQSLLNTDMERELNHMAHFFEAAVAYKKKIGFNGTLLIEPKPQEPTKHQYDWDAATSANFLRKYGLIGEFKLNIECNHATLSGHSCHHEIETARINGILGNIDANSGDPQVGWDTDQFMMDVGEATLVMLSVIKNGGLAPGGFNFDAKLRRESTDVEDIFIAHIAGMDTIARGLRNAAKLIEGGLLDELVRKRYASFDTELGAQIEAGKADFELLEKKTIQWGEPKVGSAKQELAEMIFQSAI; translated from the exons atgaaaatgaagagCGTCAAGTTCTTGTTGTTGCTATCATCCCTAATTGTGGTGGTCTCTTATACAGCG ACGGCTGCGCCGCCGCCGACTTGCCCTGCTGATGTTTCAAGTGATTGTGGTTCTGGTGAATGGGAAGGGGACTTCTTCCCAGGCATTCCAAAAATTAAGTATGAG GGTCCTACCAGTAAGAATCCTCTTGCCTACAAATGGTATAATGCCGAAGAGGAAATTCTTGGCAAAAAGATGAAG GATTGGTTGAGGTTCAGCATTGCATTTTGGCATACATTTCGTGGGACAGGTGGTGATCCGTTTGGTGCACCCACAAAGACGTGGCCTTGGGAAGATGGAACTAATTCTTTGGCAATGGCAAAGAGAAGAA TGAGGGCGAACTTTGAGTTCCTTGATAAGCTTGGACTTGATAGATGGTGCTTCCATGACAGGGATATCGCCCCAGAGGGTAAAACGATTGAG GAATCTAATGCTAACTTGGATGAAGTGGTTGCTCTTGCCAAAGAACTCCAG GGCACAAGGATTCGTCCTTTGTGGGGTACAGCTCAGTTGTTCTTCCATCCAAGATACATGCATGGAGCTGCAACTAG TCCTGAACTAGGAGTGTATGCATACTCAGCAGCACAGGTCAAAAAGGCAATCGAG GTTACGCATTATCTAGGTGGAGAAAATTATGTCTTCTGGGGTGGTCGTGAAGGCTATCAATCTCTTTTGAACACAGATATGGAAAGAGAGCTCAATCACATG GCACATTTTTTTGAAGCAGCTGTTGCCTACAAGAAGAAAATTGGATTCAAtg GGACGCTGCTCATTGAACCTAAACCCCAGGAGCCTACAAAACACCA GTATGATTGGGATGCTGCAACATCAGCTAACTTCCTCCGTAAATATGGATTGATAG GTGAGTTTAAGCTGAACATTGAGTGCAACCACGCAACTCTCTCAGGTCACAG CTGCCATCATGAGATTGAGACTGCTCGAATCAATGGCATATTGGGTAATATTGATGCAAACTCCGGTGACCCCCAAGTCG GTTGGGATACCGACCAGTTTATGATGGATGTTGGAGAAGCAACACTAGTTATGCTCTCCGTTATTAAAAAT GGAGGGTTGGCACCCGGTGGGTTTAATTTTGATGCAAAATT GCGGAGAGAGAGCACAGATGTCGAGGATATCTTCATAGCTCATATCGCGGGTATGGATACCATTGCACGTGGGCTTCGAAATGCTGCCAAGCTAATTGAG GGTGGTTTGTTAGATGAACTAGTTCGCAAGAGGTATGCAAGTTTCGACACAGAATTGGGAGCCCAGATCGAG GCTGGAAAGGCTGATTTTGAGTTACTTGAGAAGAAGACTATACAATGGGGAGAGCCCAAAGTTGGTTCTGCTAAGCAG GAGTTGGCGGAGATGATATTCCAGTCTGCAATATAG
- the LOC125189281 gene encoding class V chitinase CHIT5-like — MGYHKILSLLITTLYASSHHIAASPSPPPHRGGVKAAYWPSWQAESLPPSSIPTAYFTHLFYAFVLIDPNTFQILLNPNDDQWMHAFTSTLHASTPKSKAILSIGGAGADPATFSAMASSSASRSAFIQSSITAARHHGFDGLDLDWEFPSNAQDMSNLALLLKEWRSLLNQESLATAQPRLLLSAAVYYSPDLSYPGPRAYPGDAIRRYVDILSPMCFDYHGGWEPNATAAHALLYDSKSNVSTSYGVAAWKRGGVGSKQIVMGMPAYGRTWMLKDPDQHGIGAPAVGAGQGGGVLVYSAVVEFNAGNNATVVFDNATVSTYSYSGTNWVGYDDATSIAAKVKFAKAQGLGGYFFWALGDDSNWTLAKTASMTWDSGN; from the exons ATGGGTTATCAtaaaattctctctcttctcatCACCACTCTCTATGCATCGTCCCATCATATTGCAGCTTCTCCCTCTCCACCACCTCACCGTGGCGGCGTAAAAGCCGCATACTGGCCGTCGTGGCAGGCAGAGTCTCTCCCGCCCTCATCCATACCAACCGCCTACTTCACACACCTATTCTACGCCTTCGTCCTAATCGACCCAAACACATTCCAAATTTTACTCAACCCCAACGACGATCAATGGATGCACGCCTTCACCTCCACCCTCCACGCCTCCACCCCTAAATCCAAGGCTATCCTCTCCATAGGCGGAGCAGGGGCCGACCCCGCCACCTTCTCCGCCATGGCCAGCTCCTCCGCCTCCCGCTCCGCCTTCATCCAATCCTCCATCACCGCCGCACGCCACCACGGCTTCGACGGCCTCGACCTCGACTGGGAATTCCCCAGCAACGCCCAAGACATGTCGAACCTCGCACTCCTCCTCAAAGAATGGCGATCCCTTCTAAACCAAGAGTCCCTCGCCACGGCCCAGCCGAGGCTGCTGCTCTCGGCCGCCGTTTACTACTCCCCAGACCTGTCGTACCCCGGGCCCCGCGCCTATCCCGGGGACGCCATCAGGAG GTATGTGGACATTTTAAGTCCAATGTGCTTTGACTACCACGGCGGATGGGAGCCGAATGCGACAGCGGCGCACGCGCTGCTGTATGATAGTAAAAGCAACGTGAGCACTAGCTACGGCGTGGCGGCGTGGAAGAGGGGCGGGGTGGGATCGAAGCAGATAGTGATGGGGATGCCGGCGTATGGGCGGACGTGGATGCTCAAGGATCCGGATCAGCACGGGATCGGGGCGCCGGCCGTCGGAGCGGGCCAGGGCGGCGGCGTGCTGGTTTATTCGGCGGTTGTGGAGTTCAACGCTGGGAATAATGCGACGGTGGTTTTCGACAACGCGACAGTGTCTACGTATTCGTATTCTGGGACGAATTGGGTTGGATACGACGATGCTACTTCGATAGCGGCTAAGGTGAAGTTTGCTAAGGCTCAGGGGCTTGGAGGctatttcttttgggcactTGGTGATGACAGCAACTGGACTCTTGCTAAGACAg CCTCCATGACATGGGACAGTGGAAATTGA